From the Eleutherodactylus coqui strain aEleCoq1 chromosome 9, aEleCoq1.hap1, whole genome shotgun sequence genome, the window TAGAAATACAATAGCAAAGGTTAAACCATCAACCAGATGCTTTATGATTATTTCATGGGTCACTACTTTGCTCTCGTGACTAGGTTATAGCCTATGTATCGTTTCTCTTGTACACTCAGTTTACCTAATGTGCAAGTTCAGTTGCGCCAAGCTAAATGCATCCAACCATTTGGACCATATCTTAAGGCATTTGTGTCCGGCTTTACGTTTAAGGTATATGCCTTTTTTGCCCATGGTAAGAGTTGGTTGACTTTATCCTTAAATTCCCTCAGttgagagagtgtgagagtgagtgGCGGAAACACCACATCTAGCCAATGTTACGCCATCAATTTTCTTGCAACGTACAAGAGTCTCGCTACTGCTAGTTGTTCGTGCTCCTCCACTGCTATATGACGTCTATATCCTAGGATACATACTGATGGAGTAAACTCCAGATTTTATGTACAGTGTTAATCAGAGCGGACCTCACTCCAGTATCGGTTCAGTTTTGGACAACCCCATATCATATGCATCAGTCCCGCTATTTCAGTTTTACAGCGAACATACAGGGCTATTCCTTACCCTTATTTTATGCAAAAAGGCTGGAGTACGATATACTCCATGTATCAAATAGATTTGTGACAGTCTATGCGATTCTCTTAGGGACAGCCTAAGGGTCAACTCGTCCGGTTTCTTAATTATCTGCCAGGTTGGCTGGTAACTAAATCAATGGTTTCCCCATCTTGATTATAAAAagcagagatgggaatacccctttaagcagccaATTAGAGCTGTAGCCCATTCACAATCAACTTGTTAAACCAAACATCCTGCTTGCTGACCGTTTCCTAAGCTTCACATAGTAATAAATAAAACATCTGACAAACAAAGCCACCAACATGAGGAGATAATTTGTAGGAGGAAGGAaattgtacaagaacataacatcTTACCAATCACCTCCAACGTGGCTGGGTTCATCATCTTCTATTTCTTCTTCAAGATCCATATCTAGTTCTGAGCCCACATCGGCCCGTTTATATGTGTACCCACTGAAATACAGTCAGGGAGGAAAACAGAGGTCAAGTCTACCAAAAGGTAGACAATGAAACCAGGTACAGGTGTGTACAGAGGACTGCAGAGAAGACATAGCCCTGTCTCACTGCGAGAAGCTCCACATCCATTACCTGATAGAGCGGCAGGTGAAGAACACAATTCTCTTCAGCTTCTTATTGTAGAAGAAATAGTTAAAGGACCACAAGCTGCCGTCCTCTCCAAAGGGGTCCGAGTCCAGATCAGGGTTGTAGCTGTCAAGAAGGACACCATGTTTACTAGagaccagagcagacatgacaacCGCTACAGCCTGGTAAAGAGAACCAGAGCAGGCACAAACAGCcacagaaaagggggggggggggggggcatcatttACATCATTTAATGCCAACAGCTGTTCTCCATGTGACCAGCGACAGTCAGCCCCTGGGTAGTTAAAGAAGCCGCTGTCTATCTACAGAGCACTACATACCTGTAGATGTCACACTCCGATAGACAGATCTCTTCATCCACAGCGTTCCAAAGATCGGGCTTCAGGGAAGAAAAATCTTCACCCAGGGCAGACACCAGGCTGCTATTCACAGCATTCACCACCTGAGGGCGAAAGAAGCCAGTAGGGAAATTAAagcgcaaaaaataaaaaaataaaaaaataatttttatatctTCACATGTATTACAGATTTATGAGACTAATAGGTTATCACAAGACAGTGTCAAGGATTTTTCCTTGCCATGTCTGCAGGACCTGTAAATATTGATAAAATCTTCTCAGTTATGGCCTTTTTACATCGGCCAACAGTCGTTTAAGCGACTGCACAAGTGCCGATGTCACCACTATGgtagtcagcgctcgtgcagagcatttacactgaaagacgtCGCAGGATCACACGCATCTTGCttagcacttcaccttctatgtgaagcacagAGCATTTACACTTAATGAGAAACCAGTGACTCGACAATAGTTTTTTCGCTGACCAGTCAGCAACAAGAGAAAGACTAGtgagcatttttttcccccatttacacataacgactactgctcaaattcatttgtttgaatgaattttgagcaatagttgttacatgtaaatggcccattactgaagacaaagaggagaggagggggatgaggctgaagtatgtgacatgctgtgaGAAGAGAGGAGCCGATTGGCTCTGCCTGAGTGCTGATGTCATCCCTAAGGTCGTTGGCGCTTATGCAGAGAATTTAGACAGACTGCCACTGGATTCTTGCTTAGCGGTTCACCTATGtgcagcgctgagcggggagggTTTACATGGAACAAGAAGCCAGCGATAGTTTTTATAATGACCGAAAGTCAGCAATAATGACTTGCAAACAaatagtgagtgatttttttgcacttacaccgcacgattatcgctcaaatttgtttgaacgcattttgagcgataatcgttacgtgtaaatgggccatgagACTACAACACTCCCATTAACCTTAGTGACCGGATCCCTTACCCAGTTCAGACTAGGCTCCCTGCTAAACTCATGGCTTCGTGCTGCACTGAAGTCATAGTCTGGCCGAAAAGACTCATTCAGAGTGGCGATGAGATAAAAGAGGGTCTTCCTGCTGCACTTATCGCTCAGTGGCCCCTCCTCATCTCCTCCAAGGCTCTTTCCCAGCCTGCAAGAAAGAAATCAAAGATCCACACAACGCATGAAACTCCCGATGCTGATTTAGTAACCGTGATAAACATCAGAAACTGGTGAGGAATGCATCTAACATAGGAAGTGAAGGCAGCGCACATACAAGTACTTCATCTCTGGTAAAAAACTACTGTGCTCTGGAGCTGCGGGCACCTAGTTCTGAGGGTACCCAGCTCTCTAGGTGGTACTATCTGTAGGATGCCCCTCCATCCcatattcctcctcctcaaagCTGCCCATGAATGTCACTCACTGACTGAGAAAACCCCATCATTGCATCCCAATACAAGTACCTGCTGGGACTGATGCCACCCGTCTGTGGGGGAGACAGAGCTTCAAGCACATGTGGCTGCCCTTCCTGGCAAAACTGCTTGAACATGTGCTTATCATCACCGGCCATCTTACAAGAATAGCTCTCTATCCTGTAATATAAGAGAAGAATCAGTAATATATCATAAATCTTATTTATCCACTGACATAGCTGTCCAAGAGCTTATTGTTCTTTGCAGGAcgggttttatttttcaatggtaccatttaatataatgcacaaaaaaaaaaaaaaaaaaaaaaaaaaaaaaaaagggtaaaatcaTTACCTATGGAGGATGATCACCTGCTAGTTATTTTTCCTCACATCTTGCTCCTTGGCTGGCCTTTAGCTCATCTTTATTAGGACAAAGCTGTGCTTTGTGACTACAGTTTATCTACAGTGCCTAGTTtaaagtagtctgggacacaccctgTCTGCCTCCTCTGCAGCCTGAACCAATAATGAGACAGGGGGTGTGTTCAGTTTCTTTATACCTCTCGTAAGCAGCCTTTACTTCTCCATTACCGCTGTAGCGCACCATGGGGGTTGCTTCTTCCTTTCCCAATTGCCAACGAGTTTGACATACATTTAGTTGCCACCGTTTAAACCTTCAGCCACTGGGCTATCGCTCCTGCCTTTTGTATTCACGTTATGAAATATTCGCATGAACAATAGCTTGGTGCACGGATGAGAGGGATACGCCGTATTCACAGATAACCCACCTGCCTATGATGTGCGAATCACCCGTCTCGACACATAGTTGCGAGTTCACAGCTTCAAAGCGAGAATTCTCCAGCAGTTTCATCTCCGCTATATCACACAGCGCAAAATCTAGAACAGGAGCACAGAAAACAGACTGTGGAAACAGATGAGGAGGGGGCAAACAATAACAGAGAAGACCACTAAACGTATAGAGAGGGGGTACAATAGGAGCCATGGTCGGTCGTACATTGCTTACTTCTATACAGGGTCTCACCCTCACAAATAGCAGGCAGAAGCCCCCTTGTAACCTTTTGTGAAATAAAGTTAATACCTTGcggttaaaaagaagaaaaaaaataaaataaaaaaaacacagcaaggaCTAAAATGTCACTAAGGGCCAATTATTGTCCAGTGGGGACTTCTGTGGGTGGGGCACATGGGCGATTCTGATCAGAGACCCCACTCAGTCTCTTCGGCCAGATGTTATAAACCATTGCGTTAAGGTCtttttaggccaccttcacaccaAGTCACACACTGCTTCCAACATCCTCCATGCTGCTGGCAACCCAGCTCCCTCCACCCACCTCTACCGCCATGTTGATGGGGCCCCAGCTTCCTCCACCCTTCCTCTACCACACAGATGGCAGGGCAGAGCTGGGAGAAAGCGGATGGCAGTTGCCAGCAGGGCCAGTGACAGGAGGCATAACGGGGGTCAGTGATAGGAGCCTTACAGCGATGGGTTGTACTTATGCCTGGGATGGAAGGTTACGGTTTGTATAACTGTTAGGCTGACATTATTagctctcacatggaagcatttacagctaataatgtacgcCTAACTGTGAAACTAACCCTCCACCCCAGCCATAACTATATCCCCACGCTGCAAGGACcttcctgcaggcagccaatcaacATTTTGTGGGCATTACATGGGTGGAAACAGCCTTCAGTACGTCACCACCCagacttgtggtggagacataatacaataaTACCTCCTTCCTGGACCCGGCTCCCTCCATCCTCCCTGGACCAGGCTCCCTCCACCTTCCTCTGCCGCCATCCTCCATGCCGCTGGTCTTGGCTACTCCCTACCACTGTCTACCTGTGGGCACTCTTCTCTATGGTACCTGTATGGTGGGAATCTTGGACTTCTCTTCGGCACAAGATGTGGTCCCTCGTATAACTCACGTCCGCCGCTGCCCCTTCAGTATCTCTGGCTTAAGTTTAGTCTTCTGTATGACGACGCTTCACAAACACTCGAAGCACAAAGTATTGACGCCCCCCGCCACAACATCACTGCGCCAATTGAAAGCGATTCAGATGGAGAAACAGCGAACCCTGGAGAGGAGAAACAAAACAGCTTTAATGAGAGACCCAACCAGAACACACTCCGCTCATGAAAAACAgtgctgctggggcacagctctCCCCAAATGTAGGGCTCCGTGACCTCCCACACTCCGCTCATGAAAACCAGTGCTGCTGGGGCGCAGCTCTCCCCAAATGTAGGGCTCCGTGACCTCCCACACTCCACTCCTGAAAAACActgctgctggggcacagctctCCCCAAATGTAGGGCTCCGTGACCTCCCACACTCTGAGCAGCTATGAGGACCCTGCTCCCTCCACCTCCTATCACACTACTAGCCATTTCCTATCACCTTCCAGGCgcaaaacatacaaaatacaGAGAAGCAAACCTGCAGCTCAACAACAGCCAGAACAACCAGTACAACACAAAGGAGATTAAACCCCCGAACCACACTGACCAGTCAGGGCACCTCTAACCAGCGCACCTGCCAGCCTGAGGAACCTTCCCCCTTCCTTCACGGCTACACCCCCATTGTTCTCCCCCGTATGAGCGGGGGTACACCACATAGCCGCAGTAATGACACTTTTACCTTCGTCCTCCTTTATTTCCGCAATAATCCCTCCGTAATGACGTCACATCCGTCACCCCCGTTATAAACAAACCGAGCGACTGCCAGAGGACGCACCGCACGTCACGACGTCATCAAGGACTGTGCGGCAATTGGTCGCACACGGTCTTTGGGCGGGGCTACAACGGCTGCATCCCCGGAatgcatattagcactttctgcttagcttaagcagcgctgctgattagagccacttgattggctcttcggcaccacgtgactatacagcgtgcacgcggattgccttcagcagccgtgcactacacactacagttaagcagacgtgcactacacactacacttaagcagcacggggttagggtttagggttaggtgtagggttagggttggggttagggtttagtGTTAGGTTTaggtaaacctaaccctaaacctaaccccgtgctgcttaaaggagatgtcccgcgccgaaacgggtttttttttttttaaccccccccccgttcggcgcgagacaaccccgatgcaggggttaaaaaaaccacccgcacagcgcttacctgaatcccggcggtccggtgacttcaatacttaccgctgaagatggccgccgggatcctctatcttcgtggaccgcagctcttctgtgcggtccactgccgattccagcctcctgattggctggaatcggcacgtgacggggcggagctacacggagctacacggagccccatagagaacagcagaagacccggactgcgcaagcgcggctaatttggccatcggaggccaaaaattagtcggcaccatggagaccaggacgctagcaacggagcaggtaagtaaaaaactttttataacttctgtatggctcataattaatgcacaatgtatattacaaagtgcattattatggccatacagaagtgtataaccccacttactgcctcgggacatctcctttaagtgtagtgtgtagtgcacggctgctgaaggcaatgcgcgtgcacgctgtgtcgtggtgccgaagagccaatcaggtggctctaatcagcagcgctgcttaaagctaagcagaaagtgctaatatgccccCGGAATGTGTTCGATGTGCACTGCGGATTCTAAACCGGCGTCGTGGGAACGTCTTGAGTGTGACAGCCGGAGGTGTTCCCCAGACTACCTACAGAGGTCCCCACACAGCGCCGCAAGCATAGGAGGCCCCTATAATACTCGGCGCAGGGGCCCCTCAGTTACATCAACCAGAAATGTTTCCCCGATTACCTCAGAAATAATGAGTCCCCAGATCCCTCAATCACAGATTTCCCTTCGGATTACCTCACACAGATGTCTCCCAGACTACGTGCAGATGTCCCCACACATCACCTCAGAAACTGGTGTCCCCCAATATTACGTCACACACCGATGTCACCCCAGATTACCTCAGACACCGATGTCCCCCCAATATGACCTCAGACACAGATGTCCCCCCAATATGACCTCAGACACAGATGTCCCCCCAATATTACCTCAGACACCGATGTCCCCCCAATATTACCTCACACACTTATGTCCCCCCAATATGACCTCAGACACCGATGTCCCCCCAATATTACCTCACACACTTATGTCCCCCCAATATTACCTCAGACACCGATGTCCCCCCAATATTACCTCACACACTTATGTCCCCCCAATATGACCTCAGACACCGATGTCTCCCCAATATTACCTCAGGCACCAATGTCTCCCCAATATTACCTCAGACACCAATGTCCCCCAATATTACCTCAGACACTGATGTCCCCCAATATTACCTCACACACTTATGTCCCCCCAGATTACCTCACACACTGATGTCCCCCCAATATTACCTCACACACGGTTGTCCTCCCAGATTACCTCAGACACCAATGTCTCCCCAATATTACCTCAGACACCAATGTCTTCCCAATATTACCTCAGACACCGATGTCCCCCCAATATTACCTCAGACACCGATGTTCCCCCAATATTACCTCACGCACTGATGTCCCCCGAATATTACCTCAGACACCGATGTCCCCCCAGATTATTTCAGACACTGATGGCCCCCCAATATTACCTTAGACACCGATGTCCCCCCAATATTACCTCAGACACCAATGTGCCCCCAATATTACCTCAGACACCTGTTCCCCCAATATTACCTTAGACACCGATGTCCCCCCAGATTATTTCAGACACTGATGTCCCCCCAATATTACCCCAGACACCGATGTTCCCCCAATATTACCTCACACACCGATGTCCCCCCAATATTACCTCAGACACCGATGTCCCGCAAATATTACCTCACGCACTGATGTCCCCCCAATTTACCTCAGACACCGATGTCCCCCCAGATTACTTCAGACACCGATGTCCCCCCAATATCACCTCACACACTTATGTCCCCCCAATATTACCTTACACACTTATGTTCCCCCAGTATTACCTTACACTGATGTCCCACCAACATTAATTTACACTGATGTCCTCCCAATATTACCTCACACACGGTTGTCCTCCCAGATTACCTCAGACACCAATGTCTTCCCAATATTACCTCAGACACCGATGTCCCCCCAATATTACCTCAGACACCGATGTTCCCCCAATATTACCTCAGGCACCAATGTTCCCCCAATATTACCTCAGGCATCGATGTTCCCCCAATATTACCTCAGGCACCAATGTTCCCCCAATATTACCTCACGCACTGATGTCCCCCGAATATTACCTCAGACACCGATGTCCCCCCAGATTATTTCAGACACTGATGGCCCCCCAATATTACCTTAGACACCGATGTCCCCCCAATATTACCTCAGACACCAATGTGCCCCCAATATTACCTCAGACACCTGTTCCCCCAATATTACCTTAGACACCGATGTCCCCCCAGATTATTTCAGACACTGATGTCCCCCCAATATTACCTCAGACACCGATGTCCCCCAAATATTACCTCAGACACCGATGTCCCCCCAATATTACCTCACACACTTATGTCCCCCCAGTATTACCTTACACTGATGTCCCACCAATATTAATTTACACCAATGTCCTCTCTATATTACTTTACActgatgtccccccccccccaatattacCTAAGACACCGATGTCCACTCCAATATTCCACACAAATTACTTCACACGGATGTCCCCCTAATATTACCTCACACCAATGTCCCCCCAATATTATCTCACACCAATGTCCCCTCAATGTTACCTCACACGCTGATATCCACACAGATTACTGCACACAGATGTCTCCCCAATATTACCTCAGACACCGATGTCCCCCTAGTTTGCCTCACACTGATGTCCCCACAGATTACCTCACACAGATGTTTCCCAGGTTATGTGCAGATGTCCACCGAATATTACCTCACACACTGTTGTCCCCCCAGATTGCCTCACACCGATGTCTCCCCAATATTACCTCAGACACCAATGTCCCTGCATATTGCCTCACACCGATGTCTCCCCAATTTTACCTCAGACACTGATGTCCCCCCAGATTACCTTACACATCGATGTCCCCCCAGATTACTTGACACATTGATGCCCCCCAGATTACTTCATGCACCGATGTGCCCCCGGATTACCTCAAAATCAGATATTCCCCCAGATTACTTTACATTCAGATTTCCTGGACGCAAATTAGATTTTATGATATATTGCTTTTCTccacttaggccactttcacacagctgagaaaatcaaaCGAAAc encodes:
- the MAF1 gene encoding repressor of RNA polymerase III transcription MAF1 homolog is translated as MKLLENSRFEAVNSQLCVETGDSHIIGRIESYSCKMAGDDKHMFKQFCQEGQPHVLEALSPPQTGGISPSRLGKSLGGDEEGPLSDKCSRKTLFYLIATLNESFRPDYDFSAARSHEFSREPSLNWVVNAVNSSLVSALGEDFSSLKPDLWNAVDEEICLSECDIYSYNPDLDSDPFGEDGSLWSFNYFFYNKKLKRIVFFTCRSISGYTYKRADVGSELDMDLEEEIEDDEPSHVGGDWPSMMCT